In Kocuria turfanensis, a single genomic region encodes these proteins:
- a CDS encoding GlxA family transcriptional regulator has protein sequence MADRSTAVLAYEGAELLDIACITTPLSLANLIGRLPDPYRVQVLSLHGAPIRCQTGLTLQADGALERVLGPVDTVIVAGGVGHRRAAETEPLLRHVRRLAATSRRVASVCTGASVLAAAGLLDGRRATTHWYFAADLARRYPQVTVDPDPIYIRDGRIATAAGVTSALDLTLSFIEEDHGVPLARQVARNLVTYLQRPGNQAQMSLFTGVSGEGNDVVQAAIGFITTHLDEDLSTAAVAAHVGVSPRHLTRLFDAHLGRPPARFVRQARNDAAARLLESSALPVAAIAQRCGFGSAEALRQSFVSQYALSPTEYRARFTRPSRPVPAI, from the coding sequence ATGGCCGATCGTTCCACGGCGGTGCTCGCCTACGAGGGGGCGGAGCTGCTCGACATCGCCTGCATCACCACACCCTTGTCGCTGGCCAATCTCATCGGCCGGTTGCCCGATCCCTACCGGGTGCAGGTGCTGAGCCTGCACGGGGCTCCGATCCGCTGCCAGACGGGCCTGACGCTGCAGGCCGACGGGGCGCTGGAGCGCGTCCTCGGACCGGTCGACACCGTGATCGTCGCCGGTGGTGTCGGCCACCGCCGGGCCGCCGAGACCGAGCCCCTCCTGCGGCACGTGCGGCGCCTGGCGGCCACGAGCCGGCGGGTGGCCTCCGTGTGCACCGGCGCCAGCGTCCTGGCCGCCGCTGGTCTGCTCGACGGGCGGCGGGCCACCACGCACTGGTACTTCGCCGCCGACCTCGCCCGCCGCTATCCGCAGGTCACGGTGGACCCGGACCCGATCTACATCCGGGACGGGCGGATCGCGACGGCGGCCGGGGTCACCAGTGCCCTGGACCTGACCCTGTCCTTCATCGAGGAGGACCACGGGGTGCCGCTGGCCCGCCAGGTGGCCCGCAATCTCGTGACCTACCTGCAGCGGCCGGGCAACCAGGCGCAGATGAGCCTGTTCACCGGCGTGTCCGGGGAGGGCAACGACGTGGTGCAGGCAGCGATCGGGTTCATCACCACCCATCTGGACGAGGACCTGTCCACCGCCGCCGTGGCCGCTCACGTCGGGGTCAGCCCCCGCCACCTCACCCGGCTCTTCGACGCGCACCTGGGCCGGCCACCGGCCCGCTTCGTGCGGCAGGCCAGAAACGATGCCGCCGCCCGGCTGCTGGAGTCCAGTGCGCTGCCGGTCGCGGCGATCGCCCAGCGGTGCGGGTTCGGCTCCGCCGAGGCGCTGCGGCAGAGCTTCGTGAGCCAGTACGCGCTCTCGCCCACCGAGTACCGCGCCCGCTTCACCCGCCCGTCCCGTCCGGTGCCCGCGATCTGA
- a CDS encoding GNAT family N-acetyltransferase has protein sequence MPFTIRPATSERFDDVATVLGPRNPDSTVCWCLTYRLPSRENRALSARERARKVQELCARPIPPGILAYDGDTVVGWCGVAPRAELHAFSRSRTIPHVDDLPVWTVWCFRVRGGRRGRGVARALLDGAVEHARGHGAPAIEGYPVDNGDRKVDTTMAYVGTRAMFERAGFAWAADTTSTLNGFPRVLMRRSLR, from the coding sequence ATCCCGTTCACCATCCGGCCGGCCACGAGCGAGCGGTTCGACGACGTCGCCACCGTCCTCGGCCCCCGGAACCCCGACTCGACGGTGTGCTGGTGCCTCACCTACCGGCTGCCGTCCCGGGAGAACCGCGCCCTCAGCGCCCGGGAGCGGGCCCGGAAGGTGCAGGAGCTGTGCGCCCGGCCGATCCCGCCCGGCATCCTCGCCTACGACGGGGACACCGTGGTCGGCTGGTGCGGCGTCGCCCCGCGGGCCGAGCTGCACGCCTTCAGCCGCAGCAGGACGATCCCCCACGTCGACGACCTCCCGGTCTGGACCGTGTGGTGCTTCCGGGTGCGCGGTGGCCGGCGCGGCCGGGGTGTGGCCCGCGCCCTGCTCGACGGCGCCGTGGAGCACGCCCGCGGCCACGGCGCGCCGGCGATCGAGGGCTATCCGGTCGACAACGGGGACCGGAAGGTCGACACCACGATGGCCTACGTCGGCACCCGCGCCATGTTCGAGCGCGCCGGCTTCGCCTGGGCCGCCGACACGACCTCGACGCTGAACGGCTTCCCCCGCGTCCTCATGCGCCGGTCGCTGCGCTGA
- a CDS encoding TetR/AcrR family transcriptional regulator, with amino-acid sequence MRSDTERDGAGTFTERARREQILACAVGAIAELGYARASLAEIARRAGVSKGVVSYYFPGKERLLEQAVADVYTRAGAAIAAATAGRTGAAFLRAYLEANLGFLADHPADIRAVTEIVMNLRGPDGAPRFAPTGEDPVLGHLEQMLRDGQQAGEFRDFDARSMAVLLRGAVDTASGRLVTDPGFDLAAYTRELVATAELATRRAR; translated from the coding sequence ATGCGGTCAGACACGGAGCGGGACGGGGCGGGGACGTTCACGGAGCGGGCCCGGCGTGAGCAGATCCTGGCGTGCGCGGTCGGAGCGATCGCGGAGCTGGGCTACGCCCGGGCCTCGCTGGCGGAGATCGCCCGCCGGGCGGGGGTCAGCAAGGGCGTGGTCTCCTACTACTTCCCGGGCAAGGAGCGGCTGCTCGAGCAGGCCGTGGCCGACGTCTACACCCGGGCCGGGGCGGCCATCGCCGCGGCGACCGCCGGGCGCACCGGAGCCGCGTTCCTGCGGGCCTATCTCGAGGCCAACCTCGGCTTCCTGGCCGACCACCCGGCGGACATCCGGGCGGTGACCGAGATCGTGATGAACCTGCGCGGGCCGGACGGCGCGCCCCGGTTCGCCCCGACCGGGGAGGACCCCGTGCTGGGCCACCTGGAGCAGATGCTGCGGGACGGCCAGCAGGCCGGGGAGTTCCGCGACTTCGACGCCCGCAGCATGGCCGTGCTGCTGCGCGGGGCCGTGGACACCGCCTCGGGACGGCTGGTCACCGACCCCGGCTTCGACCTCGCGGCCTACACCCGGGAGCTCGTGGCCACGGCCGAGCTCGCCACCCGCAGAGCGCGCTGA
- a CDS encoding VC0807 family protein produces MSSPRFSAPDDAPEDAPDDAPDGAPDGPAAAPRRCGGAAGWLGVDLVLPFALYYGSRLAGADAWTALMLGAVGPLVRVVVTAVRARRLERLGLFTLTVLAVGTVVGLLSPDPRLLLARESWLTALVGGWILASLLGERPVLYEATLRLMPAEAAEGWRRDWETSPGFRRLLRRMTAAFGAAFLLDAAARVVMAYTLPVDVVPAASVGLLVLLLVAVVQGGKAYGRRHLGPGTGQGVPGDRV; encoded by the coding sequence ATGAGCAGTCCACGCTTTTCGGCCCCCGACGACGCGCCCGAGGACGCCCCCGACGACGCCCCCGACGGCGCCCCCGACGGCCCCGCCGCGGCCCCGCGCCGGTGCGGCGGTGCCGCCGGGTGGCTGGGGGTGGACCTGGTGCTGCCCTTCGCCCTCTACTACGGGTCCCGGCTGGCCGGGGCGGACGCGTGGACGGCCCTCATGCTCGGCGCCGTCGGGCCCCTGGTGCGGGTGGTGGTCACGGCCGTGCGGGCCCGTCGGCTGGAGCGGCTGGGCCTGTTCACGCTCACCGTGCTCGCCGTGGGCACCGTCGTCGGACTGCTCAGCCCCGACCCGCGCCTGCTGCTGGCGCGGGAGAGCTGGCTGACCGCTCTGGTGGGCGGATGGATCCTGGCGTCCCTGCTGGGGGAGAGGCCGGTGCTCTACGAGGCCACGCTGCGCCTGATGCCCGCCGAGGCCGCCGAGGGATGGCGCCGGGACTGGGAGACCAGCCCCGGCTTCCGCCGGCTGCTGCGCCGGATGACCGCCGCCTTCGGCGCGGCCTTCCTGCTCGACGCCGCGGCCCGGGTGGTGATGGCCTACACGCTGCCCGTCGACGTGGTGCCCGCGGCCAGCGTCGGGCTCCTCGTGCTGCTGCTCGTGGCCGTGGTCCAGGGCGGGAAGGCCTACGGCCGGCGCCACCTGGGTCCCGGCACGGGCCAGGGCGTGCCCGGCGACCGGGTCTGA
- a CDS encoding FAD-dependent oxidoreductase, protein MQGSAVVLGAGIAGLATARGLLRAGWTVHVLERSPGLPGTGTALGMWPEAMHALDRLGVGDEVRATSVEQRGGRLLRPDGTVIARLDLGRPVRLVPRPALLKALAAAIPPGVIAWSTPVTDHGELPAADVVVAAEGVHSPTRTALFGTAPRALGTVAFRGTVPGPADGVTETWGPGRLFGITPHDAGNTNWFASIRADLLPPETSPRSAVQLLRELYGDWHAEVRRVLDALEDTPIDRRTLLDVAPPPSYVSGRTALLGDAAHGMAPNLGRGACEALLDATALVEALTAAPDVAGALRRYDDARRRPATRTVRLARLANTVSTAQHFLPVRNTVMAAASGLSRLG, encoded by the coding sequence GTGCAGGGGTCAGCCGTCGTCCTCGGGGCCGGCATCGCCGGCCTCGCCACCGCCCGCGGGCTGCTCCGCGCGGGCTGGACCGTCCACGTGCTCGAGCGCTCGCCGGGCCTGCCGGGCACCGGCACGGCCCTGGGCATGTGGCCCGAGGCCATGCACGCCCTGGACCGGCTGGGGGTGGGGGACGAGGTCCGGGCGACCTCCGTGGAGCAGCGCGGCGGGCGGCTCCTCCGGCCGGACGGCACCGTGATCGCCCGCCTGGACCTCGGCCGCCCGGTCCGGCTGGTGCCCCGGCCCGCCCTGCTGAAAGCACTGGCCGCGGCGATTCCGCCGGGAGTCATCGCGTGGAGCACCCCGGTCACGGATCACGGTGAGCTGCCCGCGGCCGACGTCGTCGTCGCCGCCGAGGGCGTCCACAGCCCCACCCGCACCGCCCTGTTCGGCACCGCCCCGCGGGCGCTGGGCACCGTTGCCTTCCGCGGCACCGTGCCCGGTCCGGCGGACGGGGTCACGGAGACCTGGGGGCCCGGGCGGCTCTTCGGCATCACCCCGCACGATGCCGGGAACACCAACTGGTTCGCGAGCATCCGCGCCGACCTCCTGCCCCCGGAAACGTCTCCGCGCAGCGCCGTCCAGCTGCTCCGTGAGCTCTACGGGGACTGGCACGCGGAGGTGCGGCGCGTGCTCGACGCCCTCGAGGACACCCCGATCGACCGGCGCACGCTGCTCGACGTCGCCCCACCGCCCTCCTACGTCAGCGGACGGACCGCCCTCCTCGGCGACGCCGCCCACGGCATGGCACCGAATCTCGGCCGGGGCGCCTGCGAGGCTCTCCTGGACGCCACGGCCCTCGTCGAGGCGCTGACCGCGGCACCGGACGTGGCCGGCGCCCTGCGCCGGTACGACGACGCCCGCCGCCGGCCGGCCACCCGCACCGTGCGCCTGGCACGCCTGGCCAACACCGTGAGCACCGCGCAGCACTTCCTGCCCGTCCGCAACACGGTCATGGCCGCGGCGTCGGGCCTGAGCCGGCTGGGGTAG
- a CDS encoding GYD domain-containing protein, with protein sequence MPLYLSKFSYTPETWARMIQHPEDRREAARAYIEPVGGTLHGFWYAFGEHDGYNLWEAPDNVSMAAVALAIGGGGALSSLETTVLMSVEETLDALRRAQQVQYRPPGT encoded by the coding sequence ATGCCGCTCTATCTGTCGAAGTTCAGCTACACCCCGGAGACCTGGGCCCGGATGATCCAGCACCCGGAGGACCGCCGCGAGGCCGCCCGGGCCTACATCGAACCGGTCGGCGGAACGCTGCACGGATTCTGGTACGCCTTCGGCGAGCACGACGGGTACAACCTCTGGGAAGCACCGGACAACGTGTCCATGGCCGCGGTGGCCCTCGCCATCGGCGGAGGCGGGGCGCTCAGCTCGCTGGAGACCACGGTTTTGATGAGCGTCGAGGAGACGCTGGACGCCCTGCGCCGGGCCCAGCAGGTCCAGTACCGGCCGCCCGGCACCTGA